A window from Solanum stenotomum isolate F172 chromosome 5, ASM1918654v1, whole genome shotgun sequence encodes these proteins:
- the LOC125864570 gene encoding reticulon-like protein B6, protein MAEQVEHSEHKEESLMEKIADKIHFDRSSSSDSDSEVKPAAAPEASPSPSSVKAKIWRLFGREKPVHHVFGGGKPADVFLWRNKKISASVLGGATAIWVLFELLEYFLVGLVCHLLIFTLAVLFLWSNATTFISKKRPHIPEVQLPEEPILEIASALSIEINRALSMLREIATGKDLKKFLAVVAGLWILSVVGNCCNFLTLFYILFVLLHTVPVLYEKYEDKVDPLAEKAMQEIKKQYAVFDARVLSKIPIGPLKDKKNV, encoded by the exons ATGGCAGAGCAAGTTGAGCATTCAGAGCACAAAGAAGAATCGTTGATGGAGAAAATAGCTGACAAGATTCACTTCGACCGTTCCTCGTCGTCCGATTCCGATTCAGAGGTGAAACCTGCTGCCGCGCCGGAAGCGTCTCCGTCGCCGTCGTCGGTTAAGGCTAAGATTTGGCGGCTGTTCGGAAGAGAAAAGCCAGTTCACCATGTTTTTGGTGGAGGCAAAC CTGCTGATGTATTCTTGTGGAGGAACAAGAAGATATCTGCTAGTGTACTTGGTGGAGCAACTGCAATATGGGTTCTTTTTGAATTGCTCGAGTACTTCCTGGTTGGTCTAGTCTGTCACTTGTTGATCTTCACCCTTGCTGTCTTATTCTTGTGGTCCAATGCAACAACCTTTATTAGCAA GAAACGTCCACACATCCCAGAAGTTCAGCTTCCAGAGGAGCCAATACTTGAGATTGCTTCTGCTCTGAGTATTGAAATTAACCGTGCTCTTAGCATGTTGCGAGAAATCGCAACTGGGAAAGATCTGAAGAAGTTCCTTGCT GTCGTTGCTGGTTTATGGATCCTCTCAGTTGTCGGCAATTGCTGCAACTTTCTGACACTGTTCTACATAT TATTCGTACTCCTCCATACTGTCCCTGTTCTTTACGAGAAGTATGAAGATAAAGTTGATCCATTAGCTGAGAAAGCAATGCAGGAGATCAAGAAACAATACGCCGTCTTTGATGCCAGAGTTTTGAGTAAAATTCCCATAGGGCCATTAAAAGATAAGAAAAACGTGTAG